The Parabacteroides timonensis sequence GGAAAAGGGACGGCTAAAACCGGAGATGATGGAAAATGCTATAGTTCGATGTAATACAGCGGAAGTTCGTCGGCTGTTGGACGCTGGTTTCGACTTGACGGAAACGCCTTTTCTTCCGGATGGAAGTGAACAGCCACATTATTATGTGGACATGTTGCTCAAATATTATTGCTTTTATTGCAATTATAAAGAACTGGTGGAGCTCCTGCCTCTTTTCCTGGAACAGGTGGAGCCACTCGATGGTTTGAAACTCGAAGAAATCGGTCCTACACATGCACAGGAGTATACGGAACAGATTCTCCGTTTCTTATTGGAACATACGATAGACGTAAATGAACAGAACCGAAGCGGAAATTCCCTTCTGCATGAAAAATTGAAGGATTATCGTAATAAATATATAGGCATGTCGTCTGTTGTTCCACCCGAAAAGAACGAACCTGATATCATCCTAGATCTCCTGTTGGAACGAACTGACCTGGATGTCAACCTGATGAACTACGAAGATCTGCCACCTTTGTATTATGCCTGCCGGTATACAACCAGTCGTATTGTCAGCAAGCTGTTGGAATGCGGTGCCGATCCTTACGTGCTTTGCGGCAAGAAAGGAGCAACCCTGTTGCATGTGGCTTGCGAGAGCGAGAAGATGGATATCGTACAAACCCTAATCTTGTTCAGCGCAGACATCAACGCAGCCGATGCTGACAGCATAACGCCGCTGCATATTGCTTGCGACAAACAGAATGAAGAACTGATACAATATTTATTAGAAAACGGGGCCGACCCGATGGCGCGCGACAAATATGGCGATACGCCTCTGCATCTGCTAGTCAAAGATACTAAGCCGCAAACGACAGCCTGTATTGACTTCTTATTAAAGAAAGGAGCTGATATAAACGCTTTGAACAACAATCTTCGTACCCCTTTCTTTGTCTGTGCAAAAACAACTGACAACCAGTTCCGCAATCGCAATGGTGTCTTATTGAGATACCTGCTGAGCAAAGGTGCTTATGCCGATACGCAAGATGCCGCCCAGAATAATCCATTATATTATGCAGTAGAAGACGACGATGTGGAACGGGTCAGTTTCCTGCTAAAAGCCGGTGTCGATCCAAACTGGCGAAACGACAGGAATATGAGCCCTTACAAACTGGCATTGCAGAAGAACCGCCGATCGATTATCAGCCAGATAGAAAAGTCGCAGGTAACTATTACGGCTGCTCCCGATGATCTCGATGCCGCCTTTATGGAAGCTTGTGCCGGAGGCAAGCGGGGTGTGGCGGAAATGCTTTTCAAAAGCGGTAATATCGACATAACTTATGTAGACAATCACGGTCGTACGCCGCTTCATTATATTGCCCAGGCCGGTATGGTTGCTTTGGCTGACTTTGTTCTGAATAAAGGTGTAGAAATTAACTACACAGATCAGAATGAACAAACAGCCTTGCATATAGCGGCCGCATTCCGTCAAAAAGAAATGTTGCACCTGTTGCTGGAACGTGGGGCAGACGGAAATATCCGCGACGACAAAGGGCTGCTTCCTATACATTATATAGCACGTAACGGTCAGTTCGATATCTTACAGATGATGCATAACTCCGGCTACGACCTGGAAGTTGCTACTGACAAGGGAGATACGCCTTTGCATATGGCTGCCTTTTATCGGACAAGAGAAAACGTGCGCGTGTTGTTGGAAGCCGGTGTATATCCGGATCCGCAAAACAATGATGGCTTTACTCCGTTGCAGTTTGCCGTACGCGGTAATCAAAAGGAGATCGTCAAACTGCTGGTAGAAAAAGGAGCCGATCTCAGCCGTACGGATACTGATGGCGATGCACCGATCCATTGGGCTGCCGGACGTGGTCACAAAGACATGGTGCAGCTCCTGATGGAACTGGGTGCCGACATCAATGCTCTGAACGACCGTCATCAGACCGCCCTGCATATCGCCTTTATTCGCAGAAGCAAGGATATGGCCAAGTTTTTGCTGGAATCCGGTGCCGACTTCGAAATCAAGACTGCCGAAGGAAATTCTTGTATCGATCTGGCCACAGCAAACGGACAGAAGGAGCTGATAGAATTAATCGGCATTATTCAGCGACGACGTGAAGCTTTGGCAGATTAAGTATCATTTCGATATTTTTTATTAATTTGCGGGCGGAATGGAACTATTAGAGGAGAAACTAATCTTAAAAAATATCGCGGCAGGAAATGTTGATGCCTTCGAACGGCTTTTTTTCTGCTACCAACCTCGGTTGGTTCACTTCCTTGTCGGCTTGACGCACGACAAGGAAGTGAGTCGGGATATTGCCCAAGATTTGTTTCTCTCGTTATGGAAAGACCGTGAAAAATTGAAGGAGGTAAACTCCTTTTCCTCTTACCTTTTTCAAATGGCCCGTTTTACAGTGTTTGATTATTTCGACCGCCTGGCCGTTTTAGAAAGGTACACGAATGAATTTCTGTTGGAGGTTTCCGTCTCTCAATCGGACGAGGAAGCTATCTTTGCACATGAATTACAAAATATTATCAACCAGACTGTCGAACAAATGTCTCCCCAGCGGAAACTGGTCTATCAGATGAGCCGTGAACAAGGTTTGTCGAATGATGAGATTGCTTCTCATCTGGGGATCAGTAAACGTACTGTGGAAAACCATCTGACAGCAGCCCTTGCCATTCTTCGCAAGGTTCTTTATCTTTTTTTTCTTACTTATTTGAGTTAAGAGACTACAACCTTGATGCTACCCGTTAGTTCCGGAACCAAAATATTTTCAAAAAAAGTTGATTGTTGATTGTGTGTGTCGTTGCCGTTAACCTACTTCAATATAAAGACGGATATTTTATGGAAGAAAACAACAAGACAAAACAACTCATGCGGCTATATTTCGGAAAACATTTTTCCCGATACGGGCGTATATTGTTTGGCCGTTGGCTGAAAGCGGATGATGAAAGATCGCAAAAGCTGGAGGCGTTGCAGGATATCTGGAAGGAAACAGATGCGGAAGCGACAGAATCTACGCATCGTGACTGGATGGCTTTGCAAAAACTGTTGTTGACAGAACCGGCTCAAAAACGTATAATCCCTTTGTACCGTCAGGTGTTTAAATATGCAGCTGTCATTGTACTGATGTTGATGACTGCCGGTACGACTTATTGGGCGACCAATCGTTTTAAGCCTGTCCGTCACGTAGAAATGGCTCAGATATTTGTTCCTTACGGGGAAAGTAAAGAGGTTTTATTGCCCGATGGCTCAAAAGTGTGGGTCGATGCCGGTTCTTTGCTGGTCTATCCGAAAGATTTTACAGATACTGATACACGTACGGTTTATCTTACGGGCGAAGCAGCATTTTCCGTTCAAAAGAATCCGGCACAACCATTTATAGTGAAAACAACTTATCTGGATGTGCAGGCACTGGGAACTGTCTTTACTGTAGAAGCTTATCCGAACGATTCCTGCTCGATGGCTACGCTGGAAGAAGGAAGTGTGCTTGTTTCAGTCAATGATGAAGGTATCGAGCCTACTCTGTTAAAGCCGGATCAGCAATTGATCTATTCCCATACAGCCCATACCGTAACAGTTCATGCTGTCGATGCATCCATATACAATATGGAAAGGGATGGTTACCTGATTTTCGAAAATATTCCGTTCAATCGTCTGATAGCTTCTTTGGAGCGTAAGTTTAACGTGACAATCCATTATAATTCACAAAAATATGCAGGTGAATATTATAATGTCAAATTCTCTCCGAACGAGAATCTGGATGATGTGCTGAATGTGCTGCGGCAATTG is a genomic window containing:
- a CDS encoding ankyrin repeat domain-containing protein, producing the protein MNQANEEKGRLKPEMMENAIVRCNTAEVRRLLDAGFDLTETPFLPDGSEQPHYYVDMLLKYYCFYCNYKELVELLPLFLEQVEPLDGLKLEEIGPTHAQEYTEQILRFLLEHTIDVNEQNRSGNSLLHEKLKDYRNKYIGMSSVVPPEKNEPDIILDLLLERTDLDVNLMNYEDLPPLYYACRYTTSRIVSKLLECGADPYVLCGKKGATLLHVACESEKMDIVQTLILFSADINAADADSITPLHIACDKQNEELIQYLLENGADPMARDKYGDTPLHLLVKDTKPQTTACIDFLLKKGADINALNNNLRTPFFVCAKTTDNQFRNRNGVLLRYLLSKGAYADTQDAAQNNPLYYAVEDDDVERVSFLLKAGVDPNWRNDRNMSPYKLALQKNRRSIISQIEKSQVTITAAPDDLDAAFMEACAGGKRGVAEMLFKSGNIDITYVDNHGRTPLHYIAQAGMVALADFVLNKGVEINYTDQNEQTALHIAAAFRQKEMLHLLLERGADGNIRDDKGLLPIHYIARNGQFDILQMMHNSGYDLEVATDKGDTPLHMAAFYRTRENVRVLLEAGVYPDPQNNDGFTPLQFAVRGNQKEIVKLLVEKGADLSRTDTDGDAPIHWAAGRGHKDMVQLLMELGADINALNDRHQTALHIAFIRRSKDMAKFLLESGADFEIKTAEGNSCIDLATANGQKELIELIGIIQRRREALAD
- a CDS encoding FecR family protein, producing the protein MEENNKTKQLMRLYFGKHFSRYGRILFGRWLKADDERSQKLEALQDIWKETDAEATESTHRDWMALQKLLLTEPAQKRIIPLYRQVFKYAAVIVLMLMTAGTTYWATNRFKPVRHVEMAQIFVPYGESKEVLLPDGSKVWVDAGSLLVYPKDFTDTDTRTVYLTGEAAFSVQKNPAQPFIVKTTYLDVQALGTVFTVEAYPNDSCSMATLEEGSVLVSVNDEGIEPTLLKPDQQLIYSHTAHTVTVHAVDASIYNMERDGYLIFENIPFNRLIASLERKFNVTIHYNSQKYAGEYYNVKFSPNENLDDVLNVLRQLVGIHYTVKGKVVFIN
- a CDS encoding RNA polymerase sigma-70 factor — encoded protein: MELLEEKLILKNIAAGNVDAFERLFFCYQPRLVHFLVGLTHDKEVSRDIAQDLFLSLWKDREKLKEVNSFSSYLFQMARFTVFDYFDRLAVLERYTNEFLLEVSVSQSDEEAIFAHELQNIINQTVEQMSPQRKLVYQMSREQGLSNDEIASHLGISKRTVENHLTAALAILRKVLYLFFLTYLS